From the genome of Mucispirillum schaedleri ASF457:
CTTATACTTACTGATGATGAAACAAGAGAAAATGAAGGTGATTTAGTTGTAGCTTCAGAGTTTATTACAGCTGAGCACATTAATTTTATGGCAAAATACGGCAAAGGTTTAATTTGTGTAAGCCTGCCAGCAGAAAGATGTGATGAACTGCAGCTTTCAGCTATGGTGCAGGAAAATACATGTAAGTTTGGCACAGCATTTACTGTTTCTGTGGAAGCAAGGGAAGGGGTAACAACGGGTATTTCTGCCTATGACAGAGCAGTTACTATTAAAACATTGATTAATCCTAATGCTACATTTAGAGATATAGTAACACCCGGTCATATGTTCCCACTAAGAGCAAAAAAAGGCGGCGTTCTTGTCCGTGCTGGTCAGACAGAAGGTTCTTATGATTTAGCAAGAATGGCAGGACTTTATCCAAGTGGTGTAATTTGTGAAATTATGGATGATGATGGTTCTATGGCAAGAATGCCTAGACTTGTAGAATTTGCAAAAGAGCATAATATTAAAATTGTTACTGTGGCAGATTTAATTAAATACAGGCTTGAGCATGAGCCTATTGTTCAGGAAATAGAAACAGCACTTATGCCTTCAGCTTATGGCAGTTTTAGTATTAAAGGTTTTTTAAATACAAGTGATGAAAAAGAAGCTGTTGCCATAATTAAAGGCGATATTTCAGGCGATGAGCCTGTATATGTGAGAGTTCATTCTCAATGTTTGACAGGTGATATTTTTGCGTCATCAGTATGCGGCTGCGGCACAAAACTTCATAATGCACTTCATATAATAGAGCAAAAAGGCAGGGGTGTAGTGCTTTATATTTATAAAGATACATCAAAAACTGGTTTTTTAAGCTCACCAGAGGGAATGTTAAGCCCCCATAGTCCTAATGAAACAAATGCAGAAGGGTTTGGTTTTGGTGCTATGTGTTTAAGAATGTTAGGGCTTAAGAAAATTAAATTATTAGGAAGCAGCCCAAAAACATTAAATCTTCTTGCCAGTTATGGATTAGAAATAGTTGAATAATTTTTAGTGTAAATTTTACTTTTCTTTTTATTTTTTCAAATTTTGGCTTGATATTTGCTTGTATTGCAGTGTGGAGGTTTGATTATGATGAATTTCAACACTGTAAACAAAGCAAATACTGCCCAGTCTTTATTGCCATCTTTTTCAGAAACTACTGATATATCAGGAAAATCTTTCCAATCTATTTTTAAAACTGTGAAAGATAATTCTTATGATAATTCTTTAAATCCATACAGCAGAAAAGATAATAATTACCAATCATATTAGGAAAATAATTCTTATTCTGATACAAAAAAACACAGCAGCAAAGTATCAGAAAGCAAATACAGCAGGGATAATAATGACTATAACAGCAGAGATGATAAAAGATATAGTCAGGATAAAGAAAATTATGAAGCAGTGGAAAGAGCTGTATATAGAGATGACAGTCCGTCAAGCAAAAACATAAAAGATACAAATACAATTCAAGAGCAGAATATATTTGAAAGAAAAGATTTTAAAGCTGTGCAGAATAGTCAGGCAGAAACAGGCAGTAATAAAGGTATTGTTTATAATCAGGAAATTGTATCAAACCAAGATATGCAGTTAGAAGCTAATCAGGAAGATACTATATCTTTTAAAGATATTTTAGCACTGCTTCAAACAACAGTGAAAAATAATACTGGTGAAGAATCAGCAAATGAGGAATCAGCAGCACAGGAAAATATTAATTTATTAACAGATACAAATACAGATACCAATATTAATACTGATATTAATAATAATATTAATATTAATACCAATACTAATACTAATACTAATACTAATACTAATACTAATACTAATGATGATACATTATTGCAGAATATTAATACAGCAGTATCTGAGCTGAATATTCCTGATGATTTAAAAATAAAGTTTCATAATTTTATTTCATTACTTAAAAATATAGAGCAGCCTGATTTACAGGGATTTGTAGAATATATTGGTGCATTATCTGAAGATATAAATATATCAGATATTAATGTGGAAAATATTTCACTTGAAGAAATTTCTGAAAAAATATTAGGTGTAGAAACAGACAGCGGTTCATTAGAAAAAGCATATACAGCATTGCAGGAAAAAATTTCAGAGTTTACAAATCTGCCAAAAGAAAGTTATGTAGATATAGTTGAAACAGAAAAAACTGAAATTAAAGATATAATTACTTCTTTAACAAATGATAAACCAGAAAATACAGAAATTATTAATAACCTTTCTGCTTTAATAGATGAGGCTGTAAAAGAAACTGCTTTACCATCAAATAATGAAAAATTAGAGCTTGCTAAAAATATTATTACGGTAGTTAAAGCTGCTGCAGAAAATATTTTATCTCAGCCTGATACTGTATCATCTGATAATATATTAGAAAATACTTCTGCAGAAAAAGAAGCAGTAGTTATAGATAATGAAATTTCTGGTGATTATGTAAAACAAACAGCACAGTTAGATGAAGATAATACTTTATTTAAACAGTCGTCTGATAAAAAAATATTACAGGATACTGCAAAAGATACATTTAAAGATGTTGTTACAGAAAATATGCAGGATAGTGCAAAAGAAAGTGCAAAAAAAATTGTCAAAGAAACACTTAAAGATGTTGTGAAAGAAATTATGAAAGATACTATTAAAGATACAGCTAAACAGGCAGATACTATTTCAGTAAAAGATGTGCAGAAGGAATTTAAAACAGCTAATGTGGAAGTTACTGAAAGTTTAAGAGGTGAACATAATGCAAAAGCTGAAATAAAAGCACAAACTGTTAATTTGGCAGAAACAGATAAAAATTTACAAAATAATTTAAACCAGAAAGAAATGATGATGGTTAAAAATAATGCAGAGGAAAATTTTTCTACATCTCAAAATGATAAGGGAAATAATTTCAATTATTTTCTAAAATCATCAGCTGAAGTGCAGTCAAAATACGATACAGCTCAAAGCAAAGAAACTCAAGCTCCATATAATATGAAAGAGCCACGAGATATTGAAAGGCTTGTCCGCACAATGCAGTCATCAGTTAGTAAAGGTCAGTCAAAATTAACTGTTGTATTAACACCTGAAAATTTAGGCAGAATGCAGATACAGTTAAGTGAAAGCGGCGGTAAGATTACTGCAAAATTTTTATCAGATAATGAGAGCAGCCATAAATTAATAATGGCTCAAAGTGATTTGTTAAAAAACCAGTTATCAGAAAAAGGTATTGTAGTTGATAATATGGAGTTTGCATTTAATGATGCTATGAGTAAGCAGCAAAATAATGATGAGCATGGCAGGAAAACTTCTAAACAAAACCAGAAAGGCAAAAATTTTAGAAATCAGGAAGATAATTTAGAAGTTGGCACAGAAGTTGCTAATAATAAACCAACAGGCATATATGCCTAAGATAAGAGGAAAAAAATGCAACCACATTTATTCGGGCAAATGGAGCCAACAACAATTAATCAGCAGAAGAACAAAACAGATAAGGGTGTAGGTAAATCTGAGCTTGACCAACAGGATTTTTTAAAACTGCTTGTTACTCAGTTGCAGAATCAAGACCCTTTAAACCCAACTGACCAAGCTGAATTTATGAGTCAAACAACAGCATTTTCTCAATTAAATGAGATGACAAGTATGAATTCAAGTTTAGAAAAAATGCTTGAGTTGTTAAGTATGCAGGCTTATAACAACAGTTCACTAACAGCTGGTGCTGGTTTTATTGGTAAAGAAATTGAATATCAAACTAATACTGTAACAGTTGGTGGCGACAGCTTGAAAAATATTTCTTTCTATCTTGATGGTGACGCATTATCAGAAAAAACTCAAATCAATATTTATAATGAAGAGGGTGCATGTGTTGCTATTGTAAAACCAGATAAAAACTTAACATCAGGACAGAATACTATCCACTGGGACGGAAAAGGTGTTGGTGGTGTTGAAGTTCCAGACGGCACTTATTACTTTGAAGTGGAAGCTTTTAATTCAGCTGGTGAAAAAGTGGCTGTTCAGGAATACGGCACAGGTGTTGTTAAAGGTGTTAAAATGTCAAATGGAGTGCTTTACTTTGATATTGGTGAGGGTGTTGTATCTAGTGAATATGTTTACTCTGTTAGGGAGCCGGGTTCTTCTGGTGAAAATAATAATGATTCATCAAATGGTGACTCTGCTGGCAGTGATAAAGATAAGAAAACAAATTAATTAAAAAAATAAATAATAAAGTTAAGTATACAGATAAGTTTGAATGGAGCGTCAAATTTATCTGTCAGGCATTCGGAGGTGCTTTTATGTTAAGGTCAATGTATAATGCAGTAAGTGGATTGGATGGAAATCAAAAAGCTATGGATGTTTTAGGTAACAACATTGCAAATGTAAATACAATAGGTTTCAAAATGGGTCGTGCTGTATTTCAGGACTTGATGAGCCAAACATTAATTGGAGGTAAAACTCCAACTGATTCAAGAGGTGGTATCAACCCTCGTCAAGTTGGTAATGGTGTTTATTTAGCAGCAGTAGATAATATATTTACTTCTGGTGTGTTAAAATCTACTAACAGCACAACAGATTTAGCAATTCAGGGAGCTGGTTTTTTTGTAGTCCGTGGTGAAGGTGTAAATGAAAACTTTTATACAAGAGCTGGTGACTTTAACTTTGATAATACTAATACATTAACAACCCCATCAGGTTACAGGGTTCAAGGGTGGATGTCTAACCCAGATACTGGTGAATTAAACAAGCAGGTGGGTGTGGGTGATATTGTTTTAGGGACAAATTATCAGGTGATGAAACCAAAAGCATCAACAAAAATTAATATGTCAGGTGCATTAGATACTACTGCAACAGCTTCAACAGTAACTTATGGCAAACTTTTAACTCAAGCTTCTGCTAAACAGGATATTAATACAATGCTTAGTTCTGGTGGTGCTGCTATGGATTTAGCAGATGGGGAAAAAGTAAGAATTTCTGCAAATCCATCTCTTTATACTCCAATGAGCCAGTTATCTGATAAAAATGGCACATCGTTAGGAGTTAGTGAACTTAATGGTAATGTTACTTTTAGAATTAATGGTTCATCTTATTCTTTAAACTATAATTCTCTTGGTGGCGGCTCTTTAAATGATGGTAAATATACTACAATTGAGGATTTTCTGCAGGAAGTAAACAATATTTTTATGCAGGCAACAAAAGAACATGTTGATACAGCTACTAACACAGCAGGAACTCCAATTGCAACAATGACTTTTAAAGATGGTAAATTTGCTATTGAGGCAAACTATGGTCATCAGTTTGAAATTAATGGCATCAGCGGTTCATCTAAATTAGCCGCACTTCTTTCTCCACTTGCGACTACATATAATGCAGGTAAAACAGAATATTCTTCTGAATTAACTTATCAAAAAGAAGTAACATATAAAGAAGATTTTACTTCTGTTGAACAGTTAACAGATAGAATTACAAACTCTATCAATGGTGGAGTTGTGCCAGGTGGTTTCAGTGCTGAATTTTTGGAAAATGATTTTGGCTTAGAAGAAGGTGAAGGAATATCATTTAATGATATTACAGTTTATGACCCTGTAACAAATTCTGCAATAGCAACTTTACAAATAGGGCCTTTTACATATACTGAAACTGTAAATCCTACTATTAGAAACCAATTCCATACTATTCAGGAATTAGGCAGATTAATAACAGATGAAGTTAATAATGCATTGCAAAATTCTGGTGTTGCTAATCTTACTACAAAAGTATCTTTTGGACTTGATGGCAACAGATTAAGCTTTTCAGTAACAGGTGCAAGTCATTCAATATCATTTGGGGAAAGCACTCTGCATCAGGCGATAGGCAGCACTGCTCAGCCTAACACATATTTAAAAATGATTTTTGACAACTCATTAAATACTTATGGTGCAAATAATGTTGTTACACCTAAACAGTTAAATGATGCAGTGTCTACTGTTGATATTGAAGCAATAGCTGGTAAAGGCAGAATAGTTTATAATTTTGAAGATACAGATGACAATACACTTGTTGATATGTCTACAAATAAACTTCACATGCAGAATAAAGAAAATCTTATATTCAGAATTCAAGGTATGACAAACCCTATTATTTTAGAATACAATACAGCTGGAACTGCTGTTACTCCTCCTGCAACTGCATCGTTTTCAAGTTCTGCAACACTAGCAACAGCATTACAAACTGCAATTAATGCTGCAGGTGGTAATTTTATAGGTGCAACTGTTGCATATAATCAAGCAACTAATGAGTTTACAGTAACCGCTGCAGCTGGTCAAACTATAGCTTTTACAAGAATAGAAACTACTGCTAAAACTCCATTTTTACAGGAAATGTTATCAAATGGTTTAGTAGGGCAGACTATTTCAGACCAAGGTTATACTATAGATGGTGAATCAAATATTGTAGATAATATTACAGGTCTTGATATTACAAAAGCAAATAAAGGTGAAATCTTTAATGAAAATATGTTTGAAGGAAATGTTACTGGCACATTGGGTATAGGTAAATCATTTACTTCTAAACAGTTTTTAACAACTGCTGATGAAACAACATTGATGATGAACCTTTTTGATGAAAATGGTAACTATATGAACTTTGTAGAAAACCAATCTACACTGGAAATTAAAGGAAGTATCAATAATGAGCAAATTACTAATAATGGCTATTTTTCAATAGGTGCTACAAGTTCACTTGCAGATTATATGCTTGCTATTGAAAAATTTGTAGATTTAAATGGCGGCCATAATACTTTTGATAATGTTACAATAGAAAATGGAGTTATCAAAGTAGTTGGAGAAAAGGGTAAAAGAAATAATCTTGATTATTTAACTATTACTGCAACAGGCGGTTCTGAAACATCTAATATGATTTTTAATAACACTATGCAGGGCACAGCAACTGCAGCAACTGGCGGTATAGCTTATAGAACTATGGAAATATATGATGAACAGGGCAATAAGCATAATATTAATTTTACATACAGCTTATGGAATGAAGAATTAAATGAATGGAGAATGGAAATAGAGACAGACGACCCATTAAATGATGTTGCAATTAATGGAGCAAGCCAAAATGAACTTATTATAAGGTTTAATGCTGATGGAACTTTAAGCCATATGTATGACAGATTTACTACTCCATCAAAAGTAATATCCAACCCTACACTTAGGTTCTCTGCTGCAAATGGGACAAATATTATTGACCCAATAGCCTTAAACTTAGGAACAGCAGGTGAAAATGATGGATTATCAATAGCTGCAAATGGTGGAGGCATTACAAGAGCATCAACAGATGGTTATACTGTTGGCGACCTTGAAAATAGAATGTTTAACCCTGCAGGTGAGATTATCGGAACATATACAAATGGTCAGACACGAGTATTAGGTCAAATTGCTCTGGCAACTTTCGTAAACGAAAGAGGTTTGGAAAAAGTGGGTGATACTATGTTTCAGGCAACAGGTGCATCTGGTCAAGCAACAATAGGCGAGCCTATCACAGGTGACAGAGGTGAAATTGCAGCATCTATGCTTGAAAATTCAAATGTTGATTTATCAACAGAACTTGTAAATATGATAACAACTCAAAGAGCATATCAATCAAACTCTAAAGTTATCTCTACCTCCGATGAGATGATTCAAGAGTTACTTAACATGAAGCGTTAAGATAGATAGTTGATTAAAATATTTCCTTAGGATAAGCCATTCGCTCCGGCTGGTCCTAGGGGATTTCAAAGCATTTTCCGCAAAAGAGAAACAACTCAGTGTCGGGCTTTGATTCGCATATGAAATGCTGGGGTGTGAGTGTATACGCGCATGTACTTCACCCCCTCATTTCTATTTCATAATTTCATTTATAATCCAGTGGTTTCATTTTTATATTGAACTTTTTTGGGTAAGTTCATTTTATAATATCTATAAAACCATTCCCTTATGTCATATTAAGCCATAAGGCGAAATATCTAAAATGGTAATATTATAAAATTTTTGCAAATATAAATAATTAATATTCTAGATTATTTGCTATGCTCATAATAGGCAATGGGTTGTATGGATTTATGGTAAAATTTTTTATAACCGTTTTATATTTTTCATTCATATTACATATTAAAAAAGAAATTATAATAAAACTTACATAGTTAAGCATAACTTTATGGTATTTTTTAAAAAAAAAATAATCAGTAATTATTTTCTTCAGCTAGATATTCAAAGCCTATATCTGCATATAATTTTTGTTTAATAAAAAGATTAAAATTGTCTTAATTATTGATAATATTAAATAAAAAAAACTGCATTTATATTGACAAAAGTATTATATTTGTTAAATTTGCAGAAAAAGTGTAATTTATAAGTTGATAAAGATTTATTTTTGAGTATATTAAAGATACAAAAAAACTTGGAGGCAAAGAAGATGGGAAAAGAAACTAATGTTTTAAAATCATTAGAAGAAAGCTCAGTGTCAAGACGATCCTTTTTAAAAGGCCTTGCAGCAATGGGTGCCATTGGTGCTGTGGCTGGCTGCTCTAAAGACAGCGGTTCAGAAATCATATATGGGGGGGGGAATTTAGGAAATGTAATATCTCCCGAAGACCTTTCTAACCCAAAAATCTATTACACATCCTGCGTTCATAACTGTGGCACAGGCATTCGCTGTGTTTCAAAATTACATGTAGTAAATGGAAGAATAGTCCGAGTTACATCAGATGACAGCGATTATGCATTTGATGGAACTTATAGAAATAAAGAGCAGTATAACGATGCTCGTTCATTAACCTGCCCTAAGGGTAGAGCTATTAAATACCGTGCTCATCATCCTGCAAAGCTTCGCTACGCTTTAAAGCAGACTAAGGGGCGGGGTGACTTATCTGGCTTTATTAGAATTCCTGTTGATGAAGCCTTAAAAGAAATTGCAACAAAATATAGAAAAACTGTTGAAAGGTATGGTCCTGGTGCAGTCCATAATATTTATGGCACATCAGGCGGTTACAGCAGTCAGGGAACTTATGCAAGTTACAGCTCTACAAGGTCTGCACTTACTCCAGCTGGAGCAAGAGGCGGCTATGGAGACTACAGTTATTATCAATATCACTTTGGCTCAGTTATTGTAGGTCACCCAGGTTCATGTGGTGCATATACTAAATCATCAAATGTTTCATGGCAGTTTCCTGCAATTGCAGGCGTTGTAAAAAATGTTGTTTCTTGGGGAGCAAATATTCTTACAACAGTAAACTCTGCCAGCTGGTCTTATATTAGAGCATTTGAAAAATTAAAAGAACGCGGTGGCAGAGCATGGTTTATTGGACCAGAACTTACAGATACTGGTGTTACATGCCATACTGACTGGATACAATCTCGTAACTATACAGATGTTGCATTAATTATGGGTATGCTTTATGAAATGCTTGTAAATACATTTGATTCAAATGGTGCAATAAAAAAATCATCTAAAGCATTAGATATAGATTATATAGATACAATGGTGCATGGTTTCTTTGCATCTCCAGAATACTATGTTAATACAACTACTGGTCAAATAGTAAAAGAAAAACCAGCTGATACTACTGGTTATCGTCATATAGAAGCTGTTGAAGCAGGTAAATGTTTAGCATCATACATATTAGGTGGAAATGCAGCACTTATTGGAAACCCAAAATATAATGCAAACTCTACAAACTATACAGCAAAAAAATATCATGAATTCAGCAATAATATGCCAAGGGTTGGTAAAGTATCTTGGAAAGTAACAAAAGGTGCAGGAACTGAATATCAATATAAAAAAGATTTTAATGTGCCAAAAACTCCAGAATGGGCTGAAAAAATTACTGGTGTTCCAGCAGCTAAAATAAGAGAGCTTGCAAATATGTATACAGACCCAGAACAGCACCCAATATTTAATGAATGGGCTGGCGGCACACAAAAGCAGTTAAATGGTTCTATCCAGCTTTGGGCAATTACTGCACTTATGGCTATCACAAAAACATTTGGTTTAAGCGGTGAAACTTTTAGTGGTGCATGGGCTACTACAAACTCTCGTGGTCCAGTTGCAGATACTGATACTAATAATTACCTTGATTTTTCATCAATTACTGTTGGTAATGCTGGAACTACTGCAAATAGTTCTAATGACTATACAGGTGAAGTATCTATTTCTGATAGGACAGTTAATAGTATTTCATGTAAAGAATGGTTTAATGGTATTAAGATAGCTTTCAAAGACTATCTAACTCCAGAAAGAGGCTATACTGGTGAAAATATTCCAGACTGGGATATGAGTAAAAGATATTATTCAAATGACGGTGGTGTTAAATCACTTGTGATGTTTGAAAGAGATACTACAAATAAAGACCAACTTCAAACAGAAGTAATAAATGGTAAAACATACTATAAAGTAAAAAAAGATGCAAACGGTAATCCAATATTTTCAGGTATCCGTATGATATTAAATGCTGGTGGTGCAATTATGGTTAACCAGCACATGAATACAAATGATTTAACTGCAATGTATAAAGCAATACCTGCATTAAACTCACAAGAAGGAGGCGGCTATACTAATGCAGACAGCCTTTGCCTTGTAACATTTGATTTATTTATGTCACCAACTGCAAGATATATGGACTATGTATTGCCAGCAGTTTCTCAACTTGAAGCAGTAGGCAGGGAAGTATTTGGCGGTCAGTATAAAGCAATGTATAGACCACCTGTTGTAGAACCATTAGGTGATGCTCTTGACAGCTGGACAATGACTTATAAAGCATGGGTTGCTCAAAGCCAGCTTGGTGAAATAAGTTATGGTGAAAGAACTACAACAGGTATTAGTGCTGCTCCAAGTAAATATACTAATAATTCAAGCTTTAAACCTATAAGAAATTATTTTGATGCAGAAGTGGATAAAGCAACTGCGGACCCTGCTTCAAAATACTATGGTATGACAAGAGATGAAGTTTATGGTGCACAATTTACACCTGCTAAAAATAATGATGAATATATCTGCACTTCGTTATATGAAACAAAAGGAACAACTACAAGCTGGGCTCGTGGTGACAGCGATACATCAGAAGGTGCCCGTAACAATATTTCACAAGTTGGTCAAATTAGAAAGAACCTTGATACATATCTTAAAGGAGATATGACAGCTCCATTTATATTTACAACGGAAAATAGTGTCCAAAATAAATTTGATGGAAGCACATATTTAAGTGCTGCAAACAGTGAAGCTTCTTTGCTTGATACTTCTTCAAGACCAGAAATGTCTGGTAAATTCCAAATTTATAATGGCAGAGTTCAGTGGGATTATGAACATGCTTTTGAAAAATACCATGGATGGCTGCCTGCTGAAAATCGCGGACAGGAAAATAAAGACCCAGAAGGTGATTTAAAAGTTTATCCAATACCAATGTATTTTAACTTTGAAGACTGTTTCAAAGAATCTTACAATGGTTTTAAAAAGGTGGATTCTGCTACTGGTAAAGCACAAGCTGGTCCAAATGCAGCATTTTTTGCAGGAACAGGAAGAGACAAACCTCTTACAATGAGCACAACTCATGATAGATTTAGAGTTCACTCTACCCATGATGAAAACCCACTTTTACGAGAGCTTA
Proteins encoded in this window:
- the ribB gene encoding 3,4-dihydroxy-2-butanone-4-phosphate synthase yields the protein MERVRVSAETAVQIIKNGGMLILTDDETRENEGDLVVASEFITAEHINFMAKYGKGLICVSLPAERCDELQLSAMVQENTCKFGTAFTVSVEAREGVTTGISAYDRAVTIKTLINPNATFRDIVTPGHMFPLRAKKGGVLVRAGQTEGSYDLARMAGLYPSGVICEIMDDDGSMARMPRLVEFAKEHNIKIVTVADLIKYRLEHEPIVQEIETALMPSAYGSFSIKGFLNTSDEKEAVAIIKGDISGDEPVYVRVHSQCLTGDIFASSVCGCGTKLHNALHIIEQKGRGVVLYIYKDTSKTGFLSSPEGMLSPHSPNETNAEGFGFGAMCLRMLGLKKIKLLGSSPKTLNLLASYGLEIVE
- a CDS encoding molybdopterin-containing oxidoreductase family protein, translating into MGKETNVLKSLEESSVSRRSFLKGLAAMGAIGAVAGCSKDSGSEIIYGGGNLGNVISPEDLSNPKIYYTSCVHNCGTGIRCVSKLHVVNGRIVRVTSDDSDYAFDGTYRNKEQYNDARSLTCPKGRAIKYRAHHPAKLRYALKQTKGRGDLSGFIRIPVDEALKEIATKYRKTVERYGPGAVHNIYGTSGGYSSQGTYASYSSTRSALTPAGARGGYGDYSYYQYHFGSVIVGHPGSCGAYTKSSNVSWQFPAIAGVVKNVVSWGANILTTVNSASWSYIRAFEKLKERGGRAWFIGPELTDTGVTCHTDWIQSRNYTDVALIMGMLYEMLVNTFDSNGAIKKSSKALDIDYIDTMVHGFFASPEYYVNTTTGQIVKEKPADTTGYRHIEAVEAGKCLASYILGGNAALIGNPKYNANSTNYTAKKYHEFSNNMPRVGKVSWKVTKGAGTEYQYKKDFNVPKTPEWAEKITGVPAAKIRELANMYTDPEQHPIFNEWAGGTQKQLNGSIQLWAITALMAITKTFGLSGETFSGAWATTNSRGPVADTDTNNYLDFSSITVGNAGTTANSSNDYTGEVSISDRTVNSISCKEWFNGIKIAFKDYLTPERGYTGENIPDWDMSKRYYSNDGGVKSLVMFERDTTNKDQLQTEVINGKTYYKVKKDANGNPIFSGIRMILNAGGAIMVNQHMNTNDLTAMYKAIPALNSQEGGGYTNADSLCLVTFDLFMSPTARYMDYVLPAVSQLEAVGREVFGGQYKAMYRPPVVEPLGDALDSWTMTYKAWVAQSQLGEISYGERTTTGISAAPSKYTNNSSFKPIRNYFDAEVDKATADPASKYYGMTRDEVYGAQFTPAKNNDEYICTSLYETKGTTTSWARGDSDTSEGARNNISQVGQIRKNLDTYLKGDMTAPFIFTTENSVQNKFDGSTYLSAANSEASLLDTSSRPEMSGKFQIYNGRVQWDYEHAFEKYHGWLPAENRGQENKDPEGDLKVYPIPMYFNFEDCFKESYNGFKKVDSATGKAQAGPNAAFFAGTGRDKPLTMSTTHDRFRVHSTHDENPLLRELNHRTINGGWASGNDWKEYCIVPERQTVNSAAAYESPMISSAIYNKNRETASWHEIWINTQDAAERGITDGMLCRVENPIGKIRVIARVTDRCIPGHLNLHQGGWYDPNTDGVDDGGNANTLIASTPSRYDHGNAQQSAYVIIKPETEFNI
- a CDS encoding flagellar hook-length control protein FliK yields the protein MERAVYRDDSPSSKNIKDTNTIQEQNIFERKDFKAVQNSQAETGSNKGIVYNQEIVSNQDMQLEANQEDTISFKDILALLQTTVKNNTGEESANEESAAQENINLLTDTNTDTNINTDINNNININTNTNTNTNTNTNTNTNDDTLLQNINTAVSELNIPDDLKIKFHNFISLLKNIEQPDLQGFVEYIGALSEDINISDINVENISLEEISEKILGVETDSGSLEKAYTALQEKISEFTNLPKESYVDIVETEKTEIKDIITSLTNDKPENTEIINNLSALIDEAVKETALPSNNEKLELAKNIITVVKAAAENILSQPDTVSSDNILENTSAEKEAVVIDNEISGDYVKQTAQLDEDNTLFKQSSDKKILQDTAKDTFKDVVTENMQDSAKESAKKIVKETLKDVVKEIMKDTIKDTAKQADTISVKDVQKEFKTANVEVTESLRGEHNAKAEIKAQTVNLAETDKNLQNNLNQKEMMMVKNNAEENFSTSQNDKGNNFNYFLKSSAEVQSKYDTAQSKETQAPYNMKEPRDIERLVRTMQSSVSKGQSKLTVVLTPENLGRMQIQLSESGGKITAKFLSDNESSHKLIMAQSDLLKNQLSEKGIVVDNMEFAFNDAMSKQQNNDEHGRKTSKQNQKGKNFRNQEDNLEVGTEVANNKPTGIYA
- a CDS encoding flagellar hook assembly protein FlgD; translated protein: MQPHLFGQMEPTTINQQKNKTDKGVGKSELDQQDFLKLLVTQLQNQDPLNPTDQAEFMSQTTAFSQLNEMTSMNSSLEKMLELLSMQAYNNSSLTAGAGFIGKEIEYQTNTVTVGGDSLKNISFYLDGDALSEKTQINIYNEEGACVAIVKPDKNLTSGQNTIHWDGKGVGGVEVPDGTYYFEVEAFNSAGEKVAVQEYGTGVVKGVKMSNGVLYFDIGEGVVSSEYVYSVREPGSSGENNNDSSNGDSAGSDKDKKTN
- a CDS encoding flagellar hook-basal body complex protein; translated protein: MLRSMYNAVSGLDGNQKAMDVLGNNIANVNTIGFKMGRAVFQDLMSQTLIGGKTPTDSRGGINPRQVGNGVYLAAVDNIFTSGVLKSTNSTTDLAIQGAGFFVVRGEGVNENFYTRAGDFNFDNTNTLTTPSGYRVQGWMSNPDTGELNKQVGVGDIVLGTNYQVMKPKASTKINMSGALDTTATASTVTYGKLLTQASAKQDINTMLSSGGAAMDLADGEKVRISANPSLYTPMSQLSDKNGTSLGVSELNGNVTFRINGSSYSLNYNSLGGGSLNDGKYTTIEDFLQEVNNIFMQATKEHVDTATNTAGTPIATMTFKDGKFAIEANYGHQFEINGISGSSKLAALLSPLATTYNAGKTEYSSELTYQKEVTYKEDFTSVEQLTDRITNSINGGVVPGGFSAEFLENDFGLEEGEGISFNDITVYDPVTNSAIATLQIGPFTYTETVNPTIRNQFHTIQELGRLITDEVNNALQNSGVANLTTKVSFGLDGNRLSFSVTGASHSISFGESTLHQAIGSTAQPNTYLKMIFDNSLNTYGANNVVTPKQLNDAVSTVDIEAIAGKGRIVYNFEDTDDNTLVDMSTNKLHMQNKENLIFRIQGMTNPIILEYNTAGTAVTPPATASFSSSATLATALQTAINAAGGNFIGATVAYNQATNEFTVTAAAGQTIAFTRIETTAKTPFLQEMLSNGLVGQTISDQGYTIDGESNIVDNITGLDITKANKGEIFNENMFEGNVTGTLGIGKSFTSKQFLTTADETTLMMNLFDENGNYMNFVENQSTLEIKGSINNEQITNNGYFSIGATSSLADYMLAIEKFVDLNGGHNTFDNVTIENGVIKVVGEKGKRNNLDYLTITATGGSETSNMIFNNTMQGTATAATGGIAYRTMEIYDEQGNKHNINFTYSLWNEELNEWRMEIETDDPLNDVAINGASQNELIIRFNADGTLSHMYDRFTTPSKVISNPTLRFSAANGTNIIDPIALNLGTAGENDGLSIAANGGGITRASTDGYTVGDLENRMFNPAGEIIGTYTNGQTRVLGQIALATFVNERGLEKVGDTMFQATGASGQATIGEPITGDRGEIAASMLENSNVDLSTELVNMITTQRAYQSNSKVISTSDEMIQELLNMKR